The following proteins come from a genomic window of Helicobacter canadensis MIT 98-5491:
- the secG gene encoding preprotein translocase subunit SecG, giving the protein MSGILLIIQFVLAVIITIIVLLQKSSSIGLGAYSGSNESLFGAKGPAGFLAKTTFVLGFLFVVNTIALGYFYTKDSQSSILDNVEIPANPTPATPAVPTAPVAPQSDTQPNQQGQ; this is encoded by the coding sequence ATGAGTGGAATTTTATTGATTATTCAATTTGTTTTAGCGGTTATTATTACCATTATAGTGCTTTTACAAAAAAGCTCTAGCATCGGACTTGGAGCATATAGCGGAAGTAATGAAAGTCTTTTTGGTGCGAAAGGTCCAGCAGGATTCTTGGCTAAGACTACTTTTGTTCTTGGATTCTTATTTGTGGTAAATACAATCGCATTGGGCTATTTCTATACCAAAGATTCTCAAAGTTCAATTCTTGATAATGTAGAAATTCCAGCCAATCCTACACCCGCTACACCAGCAGTTCCTACTGCTCCTGTTGCACCACAATCAGACACCCAACCTAATCAACAAGGACAATAG